In Arthrobacter sp. QXT-31, one genomic interval encodes:
- a CDS encoding response regulator transcription factor, protein MGTRGLCLVIEDDQDIQDLVTLILARIGFDVHAVGNGADGVAAAWEHHPVLVTLDLNLPDMDGLAVAQHIRARSEAPMLFITARAELDDEWAGMASGAAAYLIKPFRPRQLTEAVNELCPVGPLTAHGLEPRA, encoded by the coding sequence TTGGGTACACGGGGGCTTTGCCTGGTCATCGAGGATGACCAGGACATTCAAGATCTGGTCACTCTGATCCTGGCGCGGATCGGATTTGACGTTCACGCGGTGGGCAACGGCGCTGACGGGGTGGCCGCTGCGTGGGAACACCATCCCGTCCTGGTGACGCTGGACCTGAACCTGCCGGACATGGACGGACTGGCGGTGGCGCAGCACATCCGCGCCCGCTCCGAGGCACCGATGCTGTTCATCACGGCCCGGGCGGAGCTCGACGACGAATGGGCCGGCATGGCGTCGGGAGCCGCCGCCTACCTGATCAAGCCTTTCCGCCCGCGGCAGCTCACAGAGGCGGTCAACGAGCTGTGCCCCGTCGGTCCGCTGACGGCCCACGGCCTCGAACCACGGGCCTGA
- a CDS encoding VOC family protein: MQLGAFSLSLAVKDIAASAAFYEKLGFTKSGGDADQHWLILRNGQTVIGLFQGMFEKNSLTFNPGWNQDAQQLESFTDVRDLQRQLKELGVPFIAETGDGTGPASFILVDPDGNPVIVDQHV, translated from the coding sequence ATGCAACTCGGCGCTTTCTCACTCAGCCTGGCAGTCAAGGACATCGCGGCATCGGCGGCGTTTTACGAGAAGCTGGGATTCACCAAATCCGGGGGCGACGCCGACCAGCACTGGCTGATCCTCCGGAACGGGCAGACGGTGATCGGGCTCTTCCAGGGAATGTTTGAGAAGAACTCCCTGACCTTCAACCCCGGATGGAACCAGGACGCGCAGCAGCTGGAGTCGTTCACCGATGTGCGCGATCTCCAGCGCCAGCTGAAGGAACTGGGTGTTCCCTTCATCGCTGAAACCGGGGACGGTACGGGGCCTGCCAGCTTCATCCTTGTGGACCCCGACGGCAACCCCGTCATCGTGGACCAGCACGTCTGA
- a CDS encoding VOC family protein, translating into MSSNPEDLANVKDLVSVRYMVDDVDAAVGFYTKHLGFTVRMNAAPAFADVARGQLRLLLSGPTSSAGRPMPDGAVPAPGGWNRIHLIVTDIAAEVDRLRAAGVPFRNDIVKGPGGQQILLEDPAGNVVELFQPAG; encoded by the coding sequence ATGTCCAGCAACCCCGAGGATCTGGCAAACGTCAAAGACCTGGTCAGTGTCCGGTACATGGTGGACGACGTCGATGCCGCCGTCGGCTTCTACACGAAGCACCTCGGCTTCACCGTAAGAATGAACGCCGCACCGGCCTTTGCCGACGTCGCGCGCGGGCAGTTGCGGCTCTTGTTGAGCGGGCCCACCAGTTCGGCGGGCAGGCCAATGCCCGACGGCGCGGTCCCGGCACCGGGCGGATGGAACCGCATCCATCTCATCGTGACTGACATCGCCGCCGAGGTGGACAGGCTGCGCGCCGCGGGAGTGCCGTTCCGGAACGACATCGTCAAGGGGCCGGGCGGCCAGCAGATCCTGCTGGAGGATCCGGCCGGCAACGTCGTCGAACTCTTCCAGCCGGCCGGCTAA
- a CDS encoding sugar porter family MFS transporter, which yields MSATQAQRDGASSPSLPPLTNGPHRKRLGMVATIATFGGLLFGYDTGVINGALRPMTADLGLTPITEGIVTSSLLFGAAAGAVGGGRLSDTWGRRKTIILLAVLFLVGALACVFAPNFEVMVIGRVILGLAVGGASSVVPVYLAELAPYEIRGSLAGRNELMIVIGQLAAFVINAIIGNVWGEFGGVWRIMLAVAAVPAVALFVGMLRMPESPRWLISRGRNQDALAVLKTIRSADRAEAEMADVKHLADEEKEMNLSGWGALKNKWILRILLVGIGLGVAQQLTGINSIMYYGQSVLVEAGFDSGAALIANIAPGVIAVVGGVIALSMMQRVNRRTTLLVGFTLTTICHFLIGIASIALPVGNSARPFVILFLVVAFVGSMQTFLNIAVWVMLSEIFPLHIRGFAIGVSIFCLWIANAFLGLFFPSLVAAVGITGTFFMFGVVGILALIFIYTQVPETRGRTLEALEEDVTTGAIYLVHKTPAPAAH from the coding sequence ATGTCTGCAACCCAAGCCCAGCGCGACGGCGCATCCAGTCCCTCACTTCCCCCGCTGACCAACGGCCCGCACCGCAAGCGCCTCGGCATGGTCGCCACGATCGCAACCTTCGGCGGCCTGCTGTTCGGCTACGACACCGGAGTCATTAACGGCGCGCTCCGGCCCATGACGGCCGATCTTGGCCTGACCCCCATCACCGAGGGCATCGTCACCAGCTCCCTGCTGTTCGGCGCCGCCGCGGGCGCGGTGGGCGGCGGCCGGCTCTCCGACACCTGGGGCCGCCGGAAAACCATCATCCTGCTGGCTGTCCTGTTCCTCGTCGGAGCCCTCGCCTGCGTCTTCGCGCCCAACTTCGAAGTGATGGTCATCGGCCGCGTCATCCTCGGCCTCGCCGTGGGCGGCGCCTCCTCCGTGGTCCCCGTGTACCTCGCCGAACTGGCCCCTTACGAAATCCGCGGCTCGCTGGCCGGCCGCAACGAACTGATGATCGTCATCGGCCAGCTCGCGGCATTTGTCATCAACGCCATCATCGGCAACGTCTGGGGCGAGTTCGGCGGCGTCTGGCGCATCATGCTAGCCGTGGCCGCGGTACCGGCGGTCGCCCTGTTCGTCGGCATGCTCCGGATGCCCGAATCCCCGCGCTGGCTGATCTCCCGGGGCCGCAACCAGGACGCACTGGCCGTACTGAAGACCATCCGCTCAGCCGACCGCGCCGAGGCGGAAATGGCCGACGTCAAGCACCTCGCTGACGAGGAAAAGGAAATGAACCTCTCCGGCTGGGGCGCGCTGAAGAACAAGTGGATCCTGCGCATCCTGCTCGTCGGCATCGGCCTGGGCGTGGCGCAGCAGCTGACCGGCATCAACTCGATCATGTACTACGGCCAGTCGGTGCTGGTTGAGGCCGGCTTCGACTCCGGTGCCGCCCTCATTGCCAATATCGCCCCGGGCGTCATCGCCGTCGTCGGCGGTGTCATCGCCCTAAGCATGATGCAGCGGGTCAACCGCCGCACCACCCTGCTCGTCGGCTTCACGCTGACCACCATCTGCCACTTCCTCATCGGCATCGCCTCCATCGCGCTGCCCGTCGGCAATTCAGCGCGGCCTTTCGTGATCCTCTTCCTGGTGGTGGCCTTCGTCGGCTCCATGCAGACCTTCCTGAACATCGCCGTCTGGGTGATGCTCTCGGAGATCTTCCCGCTGCACATCCGCGGCTTCGCGATCGGCGTCTCCATCTTCTGCCTCTGGATCGCCAACGCCTTCCTGGGCCTGTTCTTCCCGTCCCTGGTGGCGGCGGTCGGCATCACCGGAACGTTCTTCATGTTCGGTGTGGTGGGCATCCTGGCCCTCATCTTCATCTACACCCAGGTGCCGGAAACCCGCGGCCGGACGCTCGAAGCCCTCGAGGAGGACGTCACCACCGGCGCCATCTACCTGGTGCACAAGACCCCTGCGCCCGCGGCGCACTAG
- a CDS encoding LacI family DNA-binding transcriptional regulator, whose product MTLERQHRPATQADVAREVGVSRTLVSFAFRGAAGVSDETKQAIFDAAKRLGYRHNAAAAALASKSRTAVGLYLLDLRNEVFSDVLNGVRLALPQARNRLILSVARSIGGEDQGAVDSLIEARVGIIIAATLLETDERVRELAQTVPVVSVTRRVEGVDSVYPDDRAGARAAVEHLLGLGHTRIAHLAGPPFDGHTVRQETYEQVMRDAGLSPRTVVAGDFTQEAGERAAAELLGGPGRPTAVFTHNDQFALGVREAAYGMGLTVPGDLSLVGYDDSRTARLHGIDLTSVDMHAVELGKIAGGVALERLSNPGAPIADRCVTPRLVVRGSTAPPR is encoded by the coding sequence ATGACTCTTGAGCGGCAGCACCGTCCGGCCACCCAGGCTGATGTTGCGCGCGAAGTCGGCGTCTCCCGCACCCTCGTGTCCTTCGCCTTCCGCGGCGCCGCGGGGGTCAGCGACGAGACGAAACAGGCCATTTTCGATGCCGCGAAACGTCTGGGATACCGGCACAACGCGGCAGCCGCCGCCCTGGCAAGCAAGTCCCGGACCGCCGTCGGACTTTATCTCCTGGACCTGCGGAACGAGGTCTTCTCGGACGTCCTCAACGGTGTGCGGCTGGCGTTGCCGCAGGCGCGCAACCGGCTCATCTTGAGTGTCGCCCGCTCGATCGGCGGCGAGGACCAGGGCGCGGTCGACTCGCTGATCGAGGCGCGGGTGGGGATCATCATCGCGGCGACGCTGCTCGAGACTGACGAAAGGGTACGGGAACTGGCGCAGACGGTTCCGGTGGTCAGTGTCACCCGCCGGGTGGAGGGGGTGGACAGCGTGTACCCCGACGACCGCGCAGGGGCGCGGGCCGCCGTCGAGCACCTGCTGGGCCTCGGGCATACGCGGATTGCCCATCTGGCCGGACCGCCCTTTGACGGCCACACCGTCCGCCAGGAGACCTACGAGCAAGTGATGCGGGACGCCGGCCTGAGCCCGCGGACCGTCGTGGCTGGCGATTTCACCCAGGAGGCCGGGGAACGTGCGGCGGCGGAGCTGCTTGGCGGACCCGGCCGCCCGACGGCCGTCTTTACCCACAACGACCAGTTCGCCCTGGGTGTCCGCGAAGCTGCGTACGGGATGGGGCTGACGGTTCCCGGCGACCTCTCGCTCGTGGGCTACGACGATTCGCGGACTGCCCGGCTGCACGGGATCGACCTGACGTCCGTGGACATGCACGCGGTGGAGCTGGGAAAAATTGCCGGCGGCGTCGCGCTGGAGCGGCTGAGCAATCCCGGCGCCCCCATTGCGGACAGGTGCGTCACGCCCCGGCTGGTGGTCCGCGGCTCCACAGCCCCGCCCCGGTGA
- a CDS encoding GDSL-type esterase/lipase family protein: MNSGAGGHVVLLGDSIFDNKAYVDGGPDVVEQLRGELPSGWKATLLALDGDVIAGVHRQLLALPDDATHLVVSAGGNDALGFAHLLEAPARSVAEALELFADAQERFGADYELMAGALAASGLPGTVCTIYDTPSAGPLYRLIRTALTVFNDRVTRAAFTRGLSLIDLRIICTHDGDYANPIEPSVQGGAKIAKAIGALLDPNRRAPRSTVIGG; the protein is encoded by the coding sequence ATGAACAGCGGTGCGGGTGGCCATGTGGTTCTGCTCGGAGACTCAATCTTTGACAACAAGGCGTACGTCGACGGCGGCCCCGACGTCGTTGAGCAGCTGCGCGGTGAACTCCCGTCCGGCTGGAAGGCAACGCTGCTGGCCCTTGACGGGGACGTGATCGCCGGAGTCCACCGGCAGCTGCTCGCCCTTCCCGACGACGCCACCCACCTGGTGGTCAGCGCCGGCGGCAACGATGCGCTCGGCTTCGCCCACCTGCTCGAAGCGCCCGCACGCTCGGTGGCCGAGGCCCTGGAGCTGTTCGCCGATGCTCAGGAGCGGTTCGGCGCCGACTACGAACTGATGGCAGGCGCGCTTGCGGCATCCGGCCTGCCGGGAACGGTGTGCACCATCTATGACACGCCCTCCGCCGGCCCCCTTTACCGGCTGATCAGGACCGCCCTCACGGTGTTCAATGACCGCGTGACCAGGGCGGCGTTTACCCGGGGCCTCAGCCTGATCGACCTCCGGATCATCTGCACCCACGACGGCGACTACGCCAACCCGATTGAACCCTCCGTGCAGGGCGGGGCCAAGATTGCCAAGGCGATCGGCGCGCTGCTGGACCCGAACCGCCGGGCGCCGCGGTCAACGGTCATCGGCGGCTGA
- a CDS encoding arsenate reductase ArsC, whose protein sequence is MTEDPAKKPTVLFVCVHNAGRSQMAAGFLTSLSRGAIEVRSAGSEPAFEVNPSAVDAMAEVGVDISAEVPKVLTTGALKEADVVITMGCGDECPVFPGKRYEDWELADPAGKGIESVRPIRDEIRTRVEALVTELLPGRHADAQ, encoded by the coding sequence ATGACCGAGGATCCAGCGAAGAAGCCCACAGTCCTGTTCGTCTGCGTGCACAATGCCGGCCGGTCGCAGATGGCCGCCGGTTTCCTCACCAGCTTGTCCCGCGGGGCAATTGAGGTGCGTTCTGCCGGCTCGGAGCCCGCGTTCGAGGTGAACCCGTCGGCCGTCGATGCCATGGCCGAGGTCGGCGTCGATATTTCCGCGGAGGTGCCGAAGGTCCTCACCACTGGAGCCCTCAAGGAGGCCGACGTCGTGATCACCATGGGCTGCGGCGACGAGTGTCCGGTGTTCCCCGGCAAGCGCTACGAGGACTGGGAGCTCGCAGACCCCGCAGGTAAGGGCATTGAATCCGTCCGCCCCATCCGCGACGAGATCCGGACCCGCGTGGAGGCGCTGGTCACCGAGCTGCTGCCCGGCCGCCACGCCGATGCCCAGTAG
- the trxB gene encoding thioredoxin-disulfide reductase — MTKTAKPEDAAAGDASRAKVSAEQLIIIGSGPAGYTAAIYAARAGLRPLVLAGAVTAGGALMTTTEVENFPGFPEGVQGPELMDGLQQQAEKFGAQVVFDDATSVQLKGHLKRVVTGGGEMYEAPAVILATGSAYKELGLAEEKQFSGHGVSWCATCDGFFFRDHDIIVVGGGDSAMEEATFLTRFGKSVTVVVRKGELRASRIMAQRAKDNPKITFAWNSAVTAIHGNGKVSGVTLTDTRTGETRQQPATGLFVAIGHVPRTELVAGQVELDAEGYIKVESPTTCTNLSGVFACGDAVDHRYRQAITAAGTGCAAALDAERYLAALEDADSIATALVEEPTHA, encoded by the coding sequence GTGACCAAGACCGCCAAGCCCGAGGATGCCGCCGCAGGGGACGCCAGTAGAGCGAAGGTCAGCGCCGAGCAGCTGATCATCATCGGCTCCGGGCCCGCCGGCTACACGGCCGCGATCTATGCCGCCCGGGCTGGCCTCAGGCCGCTGGTCCTGGCCGGTGCGGTCACGGCCGGCGGCGCGCTGATGACCACCACCGAGGTGGAGAACTTCCCCGGTTTCCCGGAGGGCGTCCAGGGGCCGGAGCTGATGGACGGCCTGCAGCAGCAGGCGGAGAAGTTCGGCGCGCAGGTGGTGTTCGACGACGCCACTTCCGTTCAGCTCAAAGGCCACCTCAAGCGTGTGGTCACCGGGGGCGGCGAGATGTACGAGGCGCCCGCCGTCATTCTGGCCACCGGTTCGGCGTACAAGGAATTGGGGCTGGCCGAGGAGAAGCAGTTCAGCGGCCACGGGGTCTCGTGGTGCGCCACCTGCGACGGGTTCTTCTTCCGCGACCACGACATCATCGTGGTGGGCGGCGGCGATTCCGCGATGGAGGAGGCCACCTTCCTGACCCGCTTCGGAAAGTCCGTGACCGTCGTCGTCCGCAAGGGCGAGCTGCGCGCCTCGCGGATCATGGCGCAGCGGGCCAAGGACAATCCGAAGATCACGTTCGCGTGGAATTCGGCCGTCACGGCGATCCACGGCAACGGCAAGGTCAGCGGCGTCACCCTGACCGACACCCGGACGGGCGAAACCCGGCAGCAGCCCGCGACGGGGCTGTTCGTGGCGATCGGGCATGTGCCCCGGACAGAGCTGGTGGCGGGCCAGGTGGAGCTCGATGCCGAGGGCTACATCAAGGTGGAGTCGCCCACCACGTGCACCAACCTGAGCGGCGTGTTCGCGTGCGGCGACGCCGTGGACCACCGCTACCGCCAGGCAATCACCGCCGCCGGCACCGGCTGCGCCGCCGCCCTGGACGCGGAACGCTACCTCGCCGCGTTGGAGGACGCCGACAGCATCGCCACAGCGCTGGTCGAGGAGCCCACGCACGCCTGA
- a CDS encoding NAD(P)-dependent alcohol dehydrogenase, with amino-acid sequence MPTVNAYAAPSATEDLIPTTIERRDVGPRDVLIEIKYAGICHSDIHTVRGDWGPQQYPLAPGHEIAGIVTEVGSEVTRHKVGDRVGVGCMVNSCKECANCLAGEEQYCLKGNVGTYGAVDRDGTITQGGYSTHVVVVEDFVVTIPDGIELDVAAPLLCAGITTYSPLRHWGAGPGKKVAVVGLGGLGHMAVKLAHAMGAEVTVLSQSLKKQEDGLRLGADHYYATSDPGTFEALAGSFDLIINTVSASIDISSYLQLLSLDGTLVNVGAPAEPLPVNAFALIGGRRAFAGSMIGGIRETQEMLNFCAEHGLGAEIEVIPADKINEAYERVLASDVRYRFVIDTATL; translated from the coding sequence ATGCCTACCGTCAACGCTTACGCCGCGCCGTCCGCTACCGAGGATCTCATCCCCACCACCATTGAACGCCGCGACGTCGGCCCGCGCGACGTCCTCATCGAAATCAAGTACGCCGGCATCTGCCACTCCGACATCCACACCGTCCGCGGCGACTGGGGCCCGCAGCAGTACCCGCTTGCCCCCGGCCACGAGATCGCCGGCATCGTCACCGAGGTGGGTTCCGAGGTGACCCGCCACAAGGTCGGCGACCGGGTCGGCGTCGGCTGCATGGTCAACTCCTGCAAGGAGTGCGCCAACTGCCTGGCCGGCGAGGAGCAGTACTGCCTCAAGGGCAACGTCGGCACCTACGGCGCCGTTGACCGCGACGGCACCATCACGCAGGGCGGCTACTCCACGCACGTGGTGGTGGTCGAGGACTTCGTCGTCACCATCCCGGACGGCATCGAACTCGACGTCGCCGCTCCCCTGCTATGCGCGGGCATCACCACGTACTCCCCGCTGCGCCACTGGGGCGCCGGCCCGGGCAAGAAGGTCGCCGTCGTCGGCCTCGGCGGACTCGGCCACATGGCCGTCAAGCTCGCCCACGCCATGGGCGCCGAGGTGACCGTGCTGTCCCAGTCGCTCAAGAAGCAGGAGGACGGCCTCCGCCTCGGCGCGGACCACTACTACGCCACCAGCGACCCCGGCACGTTCGAAGCCCTCGCCGGCAGCTTCGACCTGATCATCAACACGGTCAGCGCCTCGATCGACATCAGCTCCTACCTGCAGCTGCTGTCCCTCGACGGCACGCTGGTCAACGTCGGCGCCCCCGCCGAGCCGCTCCCGGTCAACGCGTTCGCACTCATCGGCGGACGCCGCGCCTTCGCCGGTTCCATGATCGGCGGCATCCGCGAAACCCAGGAGATGCTCAACTTCTGCGCCGAGCACGGCCTCGGCGCAGAGATCGAGGTCATCCCGGCGGACAAGATCAATGAAGCCTACGAACGCGTCCTCGCCTCGGACGTGCGCTACCGCTTCGTGATCGACACCGCCACGCTCTAA
- a CDS encoding SDR family NAD(P)-dependent oxidoreductase, whose amino-acid sequence MARIFITGSAGGLGLNAASALIRQGHDVVLHARNESRLADAGEVREQAAGTVVGNLADPNETVQVAEQAARYGPFDAVIHNAGVYSGHEIFTVNTVAPYVLTALMSRPRRLIYISSGMHRYGTPDLRGIDWTNAATRPAAYSDSKLYVTALAAALADRWPETEVNAVDPGWVPTRMGGPAAPDDLELGHVTQVWLATRSGGDHGSGGYWFHHQRREPHPAVKDAAFQAQLLGALESHTGIALR is encoded by the coding sequence TTGGCGAGAATTTTCATCACCGGTTCTGCCGGCGGGCTCGGGCTGAACGCCGCCTCGGCACTGATTCGGCAGGGCCATGACGTGGTGCTGCATGCCAGGAATGAGTCCCGGCTCGCGGACGCCGGCGAGGTGCGGGAGCAGGCCGCGGGGACCGTCGTCGGGAATCTGGCCGACCCCAATGAGACGGTGCAGGTGGCAGAACAGGCCGCCAGATACGGCCCGTTCGATGCCGTCATCCATAACGCGGGCGTGTACAGCGGCCACGAGATCTTTACGGTGAACACTGTGGCGCCGTACGTCCTGACTGCGCTCATGTCCCGGCCGCGCCGCCTCATCTACATCAGCAGCGGCATGCACCGGTACGGCACGCCGGACCTCCGCGGAATCGACTGGACGAATGCTGCGACGAGGCCTGCGGCCTACTCCGACAGCAAGCTGTATGTCACGGCGCTTGCAGCGGCGTTGGCCGACCGCTGGCCGGAAACTGAAGTCAATGCAGTGGATCCGGGCTGGGTGCCCACCCGCATGGGCGGACCTGCCGCACCTGATGACCTGGAGCTGGGGCATGTCACGCAGGTGTGGCTCGCCACGCGCTCGGGTGGGGACCACGGGTCCGGAGGATATTGGTTCCATCACCAGCGCCGGGAGCCCCATCCCGCCGTAAAAGACGCAGCGTTCCAGGCGCAACTGCTCGGGGCGTTGGAGAGCCACACGGGCATCGCGCTGCGGTAG
- a CDS encoding three-helix bundle dimerization domain-containing protein, translated as MNGTDEEKQSTINQVVERLAGRFPDADRGRIAGIVSEEYDALDSGRIRAFIPTLVEKGAKARLRNELAPEVT; from the coding sequence ATGAACGGCACTGATGAAGAGAAACAGTCGACCATCAACCAGGTCGTTGAACGGCTGGCCGGGCGCTTCCCGGATGCCGACCGTGGACGTATCGCGGGGATAGTGTCCGAAGAGTATGACGCCCTTGACTCCGGCCGGATCAGAGCGTTCATCCCCACCCTGGTGGAAAAGGGCGCGAAGGCCCGGCTCCGCAACGAATTGGCACCCGAGGTCACCTGA
- a CDS encoding CBS domain-containing protein, with protein MTTAREIMTGGVECIGANETLEAAARKMKELDVGALPICGEDNKLKGMLTDRDIVIKCFAEGGDPRTAKAGDFGQGKPVTIGADDSIEEAIRTMEEHQVRRLPVIDGHDLIGILTQADIARNYPEDRVGELVELISFY; from the coding sequence ATGACCACAGCACGCGAAATCATGACCGGCGGCGTTGAATGCATCGGTGCAAACGAAACGCTGGAAGCAGCCGCGCGGAAGATGAAGGAACTGGACGTAGGTGCCCTGCCAATCTGCGGGGAGGACAACAAGCTGAAAGGCATGCTCACCGACCGCGACATCGTCATCAAGTGCTTCGCGGAAGGCGGCGACCCCCGCACGGCCAAGGCCGGCGATTTCGGCCAAGGCAAGCCGGTGACCATCGGTGCCGACGATTCCATCGAGGAAGCGATCAGGACCATGGAAGAACACCAGGTCCGCCGGCTGCCGGTTATCGACGGCCACGACCTGATCGGCATCCTCACCCAGGCGGACATCGCCCGGAACTACCCGGAGGACCGCGTCGGCGAACTTGTGGAGCTCATCTCCTTCTACTGA
- a CDS encoding SGNH/GDSL hydrolase family protein, protein MGDSFTEGVGDPEERCAGGLRGWADRVAEELSAERKDFAYANLAIRGLLLGQILDQQTEPALELKPDLITLSAGGNDMVFHRTDPDKLAAKLEAGVERLSATGATIMLFAGPDWRHTPFLGRSRSRVAIFNENIRIVAAAHDCLLVDLWTLRQLRDPRMWDPDRLHFSPLGHHTIAMQVLDTLQVQHSLQPLVPKALPNSNWRDARAGDLAWARNYFLPWAWQRIALQRLALPGVEHPAPAPLLPKRPVFAPVYAVRTVAAKVASEFLA, encoded by the coding sequence ATGGGAGATTCGTTTACCGAGGGTGTCGGCGACCCCGAGGAACGCTGCGCCGGAGGGCTCCGGGGCTGGGCGGACCGCGTGGCAGAGGAGCTCAGCGCAGAGCGGAAAGACTTTGCCTACGCCAACCTGGCCATTCGCGGCCTGCTTCTGGGACAGATTCTTGATCAGCAGACGGAGCCAGCGCTGGAGCTGAAGCCGGACCTGATCACGCTGTCGGCCGGCGGGAACGACATGGTGTTCCACCGGACCGATCCGGACAAGCTGGCCGCCAAACTCGAGGCCGGCGTGGAACGGCTCAGTGCAACCGGCGCCACGATCATGCTGTTCGCCGGCCCGGACTGGCGGCACACGCCGTTCCTGGGACGGAGCCGTTCCAGGGTGGCAATCTTCAACGAGAACATCCGGATCGTGGCCGCCGCGCACGACTGCCTGCTGGTGGACCTCTGGACCCTGCGGCAACTCAGGGATCCGCGGATGTGGGACCCGGACCGGCTGCACTTCTCGCCGCTGGGCCACCACACCATCGCCATGCAGGTGCTGGACACCCTCCAGGTGCAGCACTCGCTGCAGCCGCTGGTGCCGAAGGCCCTGCCCAACAGCAACTGGCGCGACGCCCGGGCGGGGGATCTGGCGTGGGCACGGAACTACTTCCTGCCGTGGGCATGGCAGCGGATTGCCCTGCAGCGCCTCGCCCTCCCGGGCGTCGAGCACCCGGCGCCTGCGCCCCTGCTGCCGAAGCGCCCGGTCTTTGCGCCGGTTTATGCGGTGCGCACCGTGGCGGCAAAGGTGGCCTCGGAGTTCCTGGCGTAA
- a CDS encoding trypsin-like serine protease: MPKKLRCLKKLRAGSGALAVAAMLAVTTAGPAGAVTGDYVKDNEHPFVGLIVFYGPGGGFHHRCSGSLLTPTVLLTAGHCTAGASSARVYFQQDAGVDWSPETGTDPDTGYPGSCAEGTLGTQCATSSEMYNYGYTSMAAVPETKDAGLVILDQPIVLDEYARLAAPGTLDALATKRGQQDTTFTSSGYGISAAGPGGETSFRERLMAQSRLTNLTSASTDGYNIQTNGNGNGLGGTCTADSGGPLFYGTAESNTITGITSFTHNRYCNGTNFSYRTDRQDVIDWIAATTGSEFAQIAFAPAAG, translated from the coding sequence GTGCCGAAGAAACTGCGCTGTTTGAAGAAACTGCGCGCCGGAAGCGGTGCGCTGGCCGTTGCCGCAATGCTGGCCGTGACAACAGCGGGTCCGGCCGGTGCGGTCACCGGTGACTACGTCAAGGACAACGAGCATCCGTTCGTTGGCCTCATTGTGTTCTACGGCCCCGGCGGCGGGTTCCACCACCGGTGCTCAGGCTCCCTGCTCACGCCCACGGTGCTCCTCACAGCCGGGCACTGCACCGCCGGTGCGTCCTCGGCCCGGGTGTACTTCCAGCAGGATGCCGGCGTGGACTGGAGCCCGGAAACCGGGACTGATCCGGACACCGGCTATCCGGGCAGCTGCGCGGAGGGAACGCTGGGAACCCAGTGCGCCACCTCCTCGGAAATGTACAACTACGGCTACACCAGCATGGCCGCGGTCCCCGAAACCAAGGACGCCGGCCTGGTGATCCTGGACCAGCCGATCGTGCTCGACGAGTACGCCCGGCTCGCCGCACCGGGGACCCTGGACGCGCTGGCCACCAAGCGCGGGCAGCAGGACACAACCTTCACTTCCAGCGGCTACGGCATTTCCGCGGCCGGTCCGGGCGGCGAGACCTCCTTCCGGGAACGGCTCATGGCGCAGTCCCGGCTGACCAACCTGACCAGTGCCAGCACCGACGGCTACAACATCCAGACCAACGGCAACGGCAACGGCCTCGGCGGCACCTGCACCGCTGACTCCGGCGGCCCGCTGTTCTACGGCACCGCCGAGTCCAACACCATCACCGGCATCACGTCGTTCACCCACAACCGGTACTGCAACGGAACGAACTTCTCCTACCGCACGGACCGGCAGGACGTGATCGACTGGATCGCGGCCACCACCGGAAGCGAGTTCGCCCAGATCGCCTTCGCCCCCGCCGCCGGCTGA